A stretch of the Pseudomonas helvetica genome encodes the following:
- a CDS encoding zinc ABC transporter substrate-binding protein translates to MVIVPRLFAIFVTFAAGFFAIGAAHAEVNVLTSIKPLQLIAAAVQDGVGVPEVLLPPGASPHNYALRPSDVRKVQSVELLYWIGPDMEGFLPRVLKGRSLPSVAVQDLPGLKLRRFAEDSHSHAEEADEHDHDHRPGSLDAHLWLSPVNARVIAAKIATDLSAADPANAPRYQSNLKAFDERLDALDLRLKARLAGIAGKPYFVFHEAFDYFEDAYGLKHTGVFSVAAEVQPGAQHVAAMRSRLQEVGKTCVFSEPPLRPRLAETLVAGLPVKLAELDALGGYTPATARGYEQVLEKLGNDLAGCLESL, encoded by the coding sequence GTGGTCATCGTGCCCAGACTTTTTGCCATTTTTGTCACATTTGCTGCCGGTTTTTTTGCGATCGGCGCCGCTCATGCCGAAGTGAACGTACTGACCAGCATCAAGCCCCTGCAGCTGATTGCTGCTGCGGTGCAGGATGGCGTCGGGGTTCCCGAGGTCTTGCTGCCGCCGGGTGCATCGCCGCATAACTATGCCTTGCGTCCATCCGACGTACGGAAGGTGCAGTCGGTGGAGCTGCTCTACTGGATCGGCCCGGACATGGAAGGTTTTCTTCCGCGCGTGCTCAAAGGTCGTAGCCTGCCATCGGTTGCGGTGCAGGACCTGCCAGGTCTGAAGCTGCGGCGTTTTGCCGAAGACAGCCACTCCCATGCGGAAGAGGCAGACGAACACGATCACGACCATCGCCCTGGCAGTCTCGATGCTCACCTCTGGTTGTCACCGGTCAATGCGCGAGTGATCGCGGCAAAAATCGCCACCGACTTGAGTGCTGCCGATCCGGCCAATGCGCCGCGCTATCAGAGCAACCTCAAGGCGTTCGATGAGCGCCTGGACGCGCTGGATCTGCGTTTGAAAGCGCGCTTGGCCGGTATCGCGGGCAAGCCTTACTTCGTGTTTCATGAAGCGTTCGATTACTTCGAAGACGCCTACGGCCTCAAGCACACCGGCGTGTTCAGCGTGGCCGCTGAAGTACAGCCAGGTGCACAGCATGTTGCAGCGATGCGCTCGCGCTTGCAGGAAGTCGGCAAGACCTGCGTGTTCAGCGAACCACCGCTGCGCCCACGCCTGGCCGAGACGCTGGTGGCCGGTTTGCCGGTGAAACTGGCGGAGCTGGATGCGTTGGGCGGCTACACACCGGCGACTGCTCGCGGCTATGAGCAGGTGTTGGAGAAATTGGGGAATGATTTGGCGGGTTGCCTGGAGTCGCTTTAA
- a CDS encoding homoserine kinase gives MSVFTPLARPELETFLAPYGLGRLLDFQGIAAGSENTNFFISLEQGEFVLTLVERGPVQEMPFFIELLDVLHDANLPVPYALRTTDGIALRELAGKPALLQPRLAGKHIKEANAQHCAQVGELLGHLHLATKDHMIKRKTDRGLDWMLEEGTQLLSHLNAAQSNLLQRALNEITEQKIKILALPRANIHADLFRDNAMFEGTHLTGLIDFYNACSGPMLYDVAIALNDWCSDEDGVLDGPRARALLGAYAALRPFTAAEAELWPTMLRVACVRFWLSRLIAAESFAGQDVLIHDPMEFQQRLAQRQHVSTPLPFAL, from the coding sequence ATGTCTGTGTTCACCCCCCTGGCTCGGCCCGAGCTGGAAACCTTTCTCGCCCCTTATGGGCTCGGCCGCCTGCTTGATTTCCAGGGGATTGCCGCGGGTAGCGAAAACACCAATTTCTTCATCAGCCTGGAGCAGGGGGAGTTTGTCCTGACCCTGGTTGAGCGCGGCCCTGTGCAGGAGATGCCGTTCTTTATCGAGCTGCTCGACGTGCTGCACGACGCCAACTTGCCGGTGCCCTATGCATTGCGGACCACCGACGGCATCGCCCTGCGCGAATTGGCCGGCAAGCCTGCACTGCTGCAGCCGCGGCTGGCCGGCAAGCACATCAAGGAAGCCAACGCACAACATTGCGCACAAGTCGGCGAATTGCTGGGGCACCTGCACCTGGCGACCAAAGACCACATGATCAAGCGCAAGACTGATCGTGGCCTCGACTGGATGCTCGAAGAAGGCACGCAACTGCTGTCGCACCTGAATGCCGCGCAAAGCAATCTGCTGCAACGCGCCTTGAACGAAATTACTGAGCAGAAGATTAAAATTCTGGCGCTGCCTCGGGCCAACATCCACGCCGACCTGTTCCGCGACAACGCGATGTTCGAAGGCACGCACCTGACCGGGCTGATCGACTTCTACAACGCCTGCTCAGGCCCGATGCTCTACGACGTGGCGATTGCCCTGAATGACTGGTGCTCGGACGAAGACGGCGTGCTTGACGGCCCGCGGGCCAGGGCATTGCTCGGGGCTTATGCCGCGCTGCGCCCGTTCACCGCTGCCGAGGCCGAATTGTGGCCGACCATGTTGCGGGTGGCCTGCGTGAGGTTCTGGCTGTCGCGCTTGATCGCCGCCGAATCCTTTGCCGGGCAGGACGTGCTGATTCACGACCCGATGGAGTTCCAGCAACGGTTGGCCCAGCGTCAGCACGTCAGCACGCCGTTGCCGTTCGCCCTCTAA
- a CDS encoding diguanylate cyclase, producing the protein MSDEAQRWKEKYLKSIEQQEKLERRWDARLDLLRRGLVRSTLAAEGTDRAVDQCMKEMREVIRTNDMDAGLAALLPRLEKAVLDSEQRRETRVNQVSAALTALVSQLQALPLPREISRPLKTFAKQLDGRVGQAREIPLLLGELSGLQGQALNLLDNPAEPSRPGLLQRLFGGREADAQASEAGALQHEAPAPSPVEQVSAPVTEATAEPVHESPVPLPIQVITPAVHEIPAPTAQVPHAVIAESEPLAPQSLEEAKPAPDVVAFVPPVLAVEAARGKAQVAEQNLPDVDTPEEPQISPTPDPVTVADSMAINPDELTSEVPRTADEASPLIDSLPPLPAMAEALATLDPEHPEQDVLYALPDSPEPSYSSVAKHIESTLLGLLDDLSLPERHRPQAEAMRDRLQNGLNWYELLPILDDLAVLMLAITDSGQHEFEVYLKQLNERLESFQSNLQAASEGHADNRSAAREMDTQIREQVDGLQSSMQDAADLEGLKHVLENHLEGLLGTMDQHQKQRDEREQEVAARLQGLAERVASMEQEAQGYREHLEEQRQKALVDPLTGLPNRAAWSERLEHEIAQWQQHGNSLLLAMLDLDHFKRINDNYGHLAGDKVLKIIANVLRKRLRGTDFIARFGGEEFVLLVPNTPLAVGAKLAETLRAAIEACPFHFKGERVTITVSMGMTAFKAGEHSDLVLKRADQALYRAKNAGRNRVELG; encoded by the coding sequence ATGAGCGACGAAGCACAGCGCTGGAAAGAGAAATACCTCAAAAGTATCGAACAACAGGAAAAGCTCGAGCGTCGTTGGGATGCCCGCCTCGACTTGCTGCGTCGCGGACTGGTTCGCAGCACGCTGGCGGCCGAGGGCACCGACCGTGCGGTTGACCAGTGCATGAAGGAAATGCGCGAAGTCATCCGCACCAACGATATGGATGCTGGATTGGCGGCATTGCTGCCACGCCTGGAGAAAGCGGTACTCGACTCCGAGCAGCGGCGCGAGACCCGGGTCAATCAAGTCAGCGCTGCGTTGACCGCCCTGGTCAGTCAGCTTCAGGCGTTGCCGTTGCCGCGCGAGATCAGCCGCCCGCTCAAGACCTTTGCCAAGCAGCTCGACGGACGGGTTGGCCAGGCACGTGAAATCCCCCTGTTGCTCGGTGAGCTCAGTGGTCTGCAAGGTCAGGCGCTGAATCTGCTGGATAACCCTGCCGAGCCAAGCCGCCCAGGTTTGCTGCAGCGTTTGTTTGGCGGTAGAGAGGCGGATGCTCAGGCTTCAGAAGCCGGTGCGCTACAACACGAAGCGCCTGCTCCGAGCCCTGTTGAGCAAGTGTCGGCACCTGTAACAGAGGCGACAGCCGAGCCGGTGCATGAATCACCAGTGCCGTTGCCGATCCAGGTTATTACCCCCGCTGTACACGAAATCCCGGCACCCACCGCGCAGGTGCCGCACGCTGTGATTGCAGAGTCGGAGCCGTTGGCACCTCAGTCGCTGGAAGAAGCAAAGCCAGCACCTGACGTGGTGGCTTTTGTTCCTCCAGTGCTGGCCGTGGAAGCTGCGCGTGGCAAAGCGCAGGTAGCGGAACAGAATCTGCCGGATGTGGATACGCCGGAAGAACCGCAGATATCCCCGACACCCGACCCGGTGACGGTTGCTGATTCAATGGCGATCAATCCCGACGAGCTGACATCCGAGGTCCCTCGGACGGCGGATGAAGCTTCGCCGTTAATTGATAGCCTTCCTCCCCTGCCGGCGATGGCAGAAGCCTTGGCTACTCTGGACCCGGAGCATCCTGAGCAGGATGTTCTTTACGCACTGCCCGACTCGCCGGAGCCGTCCTACAGCTCGGTGGCCAAACACATCGAGAGCACGCTGCTGGGGCTGCTGGACGATTTGTCGCTGCCCGAGCGTCACCGTCCGCAGGCCGAGGCGATGCGCGATCGGCTGCAAAATGGCTTGAATTGGTACGAGCTGCTGCCGATCCTCGATGATCTGGCGGTTTTGATGCTGGCGATCACTGACAGCGGTCAGCATGAGTTCGAGGTTTACCTCAAGCAACTCAATGAGCGATTGGAGTCCTTCCAAAGCAACCTGCAAGCCGCCAGTGAGGGTCATGCCGACAACCGCTCTGCTGCGCGGGAGATGGACACGCAGATCCGTGAGCAGGTCGATGGCTTGCAGAGCAGCATGCAGGACGCCGCCGATCTGGAGGGCCTCAAGCATGTGCTGGAGAACCATCTGGAAGGGTTGCTCGGCACCATGGATCAGCACCAGAAACAGCGCGACGAGCGTGAGCAGGAGGTTGCGGCACGTCTACAAGGCTTGGCCGAGCGAGTTGCGAGCATGGAGCAGGAGGCTCAGGGTTACCGCGAGCACCTGGAAGAGCAACGTCAGAAAGCCCTGGTCGATCCGCTGACCGGTTTACCGAACCGGGCGGCCTGGAGCGAGCGTCTGGAGCACGAGATTGCCCAGTGGCAGCAACACGGAAACTCGCTGTTGCTGGCGATGCTCGATCTCGACCACTTCAAGCGCATCAACGATAACTACGGTCACCTGGCCGGCGACAAAGTGCTGAAGATCATTGCCAACGTGCTGCGCAAGCGCCTGCGCGGTACGGACTTCATTGCCCGTTTCGGTGGTGAGGAGTTTGTCTTGCTGGTGCCCAATACCCCTTTGGCTGTCGGCGCCAAGTTGGCAGAAACCCTGCGCGCGGCTATCGAAGCCTGCCCGTTTCATTTCAAAGGTGAGCGCGTGACGATCACGGTTTCCATGGGAATGACGGCGTTCAAAGCGGGAGAACACAGCGATCTTGTGCTGAAAAGAGCCGATCAGGCGCTTTACCGGGCAAAAAATGCCGGCCGAAACCGAGTGGAGCTGGGCTGA
- the polA gene encoding DNA polymerase I encodes MSQAPLVLVDGSSYLYRAFHALPPLTTSKGLPTGAVKGVLNMLKSLRKQYPDSPFAVVFDAKGGTFRDDLYAEYKANRPSMPDDMRVQIEPLHASVIALGFPLLCVDGVEADDVIGTLARSSAAADRPVVISTGDKDMAQLVDGHITLVNTMTGSAMDVAGVKEKFGVAPEQIIDYLALMGDSSDNIPGVPGIGPKTASGLLVGVNGGLTELYAQLDIVPTLPIRGAKTLPAKLEEHKEMAFLSYQLATIKVDVPLDIGLDDLHLREPDREKLAELYTLLEFKSWFEEVQRDAKRAGQEVVAAVEEAVADSDGPHYTTVLTQADFDVWLKKLQNATLFAFDTETTGIDAQQAQLVGLSFAVQANEAAYIPLTHSYMGVPDQLDRDTVLRALKPILEDPSKLKVGQHAKFDMNILANCAIGGDQSCGIMVQGIAFDTMLESYVLDSTATRHDMDSLALKYLGYTTTSFQDIAGKGVKQLTFDQISLELAGPYAAEDADVTLRLHQTLHEKLDAIPSLSKVLSEIEMPLVPVLARIERQGALVDANLLGIQSVELGDKLVALEREAFAIAGEEFNLGSPKQLGVILYEKLGLPILSKTAKGQASTAEAVLAELAEQDYPLPKVLMQYRSLSKLKSTYTDRLPEQINLRTGRIHTSYHQAVAATGRLSSSDPNLQNIPIRTAEGRRIRQAFIAPKGYKLLAADYSQIELRIMAHLAKDEGLLHAFRNDLDVHKATAAEVFGVELADVTTDQRRSAKAINFGLIYGMSAFGLAKQIGVDRKQSQAYIDRYFARYPGVLEYMERTRAQAAEQGFVETIFGRRLYLPDINAKNPALRKGAERTAINAPMQGTAADIIKKAMVAVDNWLLTSGLDAKVILQVHDELVLEVREDLIDQVREEIRVHMSSAATLDVPLLVEVGVGNNWDEAH; translated from the coding sequence ATGAGCCAAGCCCCCCTCGTCCTGGTGGACGGTTCTTCTTACCTGTACCGCGCCTTTCATGCGCTGCCACCGTTGACCACGTCCAAAGGCCTGCCGACCGGCGCAGTCAAGGGCGTGCTGAACATGCTCAAGAGTCTGCGCAAGCAGTACCCGGACAGCCCGTTCGCCGTGGTATTCGACGCCAAGGGCGGAACATTTCGCGATGACCTGTACGCCGAGTACAAAGCCAATCGTCCCAGCATGCCCGATGACATGCGTGTGCAGATCGAGCCATTGCATGCGAGCGTGATTGCCTTGGGCTTTCCGTTGCTGTGCGTCGATGGTGTTGAGGCCGACGACGTGATCGGCACGCTGGCCCGCAGCAGCGCGGCCGCCGATCGTCCGGTGGTGATCTCGACGGGCGACAAGGACATGGCGCAGCTGGTCGACGGGCACATTACCTTGGTCAATACCATGACCGGTAGCGCGATGGATGTGGCTGGCGTGAAGGAGAAATTCGGCGTCGCTCCCGAGCAGATCATCGATTACCTGGCACTGATGGGCGATTCCTCCGACAACATTCCAGGCGTGCCGGGCATTGGCCCAAAGACGGCGTCCGGCCTGCTGGTGGGTGTGAACGGCGGCCTGACCGAGCTCTATGCGCAACTCGATATCGTCCCGACGCTGCCGATTCGTGGTGCCAAAACGTTGCCTGCCAAGCTTGAAGAACACAAGGAGATGGCGTTCCTCTCCTATCAACTGGCGACCATCAAGGTCGACGTGCCGCTGGATATCGGTCTGGACGACTTGCACCTGCGTGAGCCGGACCGTGAAAAGCTCGCCGAACTCTATACCCTGCTCGAGTTCAAGAGCTGGTTCGAGGAAGTTCAGCGTGATGCCAAGCGAGCGGGCCAGGAAGTGGTCGCGGCGGTTGAAGAAGCCGTAGCCGATAGCGATGGTCCCCACTACACCACGGTCCTCACCCAGGCAGATTTCGACGTCTGGCTGAAGAAGCTGCAAAACGCCACGCTGTTCGCCTTCGATACCGAAACCACGGGCATCGATGCGCAGCAAGCGCAACTTGTCGGGCTGTCGTTCGCTGTGCAGGCCAACGAAGCAGCCTACATTCCGTTGACCCATTCCTACATGGGCGTGCCGGATCAACTGGATCGCGACACGGTGTTGCGCGCACTGAAGCCGATTCTGGAAGACCCGAGCAAACTCAAGGTCGGCCAGCACGCCAAGTTCGACATGAACATCCTGGCCAACTGCGCCATCGGTGGAGATCAGAGCTGCGGCATCATGGTGCAAGGCATCGCCTTCGACACCATGCTCGAGTCCTACGTGCTGGATTCGACTGCGACCCGTCACGACATGGACAGTCTGGCGCTCAAGTATTTGGGCTACACCACCACCAGCTTCCAGGACATCGCGGGCAAGGGCGTCAAGCAACTGACCTTCGACCAGATCTCGCTGGAGCTGGCCGGGCCATACGCCGCTGAAGATGCCGACGTGACGCTGCGTCTGCATCAGACCCTGCATGAAAAACTCGACGCCATTCCGAGCCTGAGCAAAGTCCTCAGCGAAATCGAGATGCCGCTGGTGCCAGTGTTGGCGCGTATCGAGCGCCAGGGCGCGTTGGTCGACGCCAACCTGCTGGGCATCCAGAGCGTTGAACTGGGCGATAAGCTGGTCGCGCTGGAGCGTGAGGCGTTCGCCATTGCCGGTGAGGAGTTCAACCTCGGTTCGCCGAAGCAATTGGGCGTGATCCTCTACGAAAAACTCGGGCTGCCGATTCTCAGCAAAACCGCCAAGGGCCAGGCTTCGACTGCCGAAGCGGTACTGGCGGAACTGGCCGAGCAGGATTACCCGCTGCCCAAGGTATTGATGCAGTACCGCTCCTTGAGCAAGCTGAAAAGCACCTACACCGACCGTCTGCCAGAGCAGATCAATCTGCGCACCGGGCGGATTCATACGTCCTACCATCAAGCGGTGGCAGCGACCGGTCGCTTGTCTTCCAGCGATCCAAACCTGCAGAACATTCCGATTCGTACTGCCGAAGGTCGACGGATTCGTCAGGCGTTCATTGCCCCCAAAGGCTACAAGCTGCTGGCGGCGGACTATTCGCAGATCGAGCTGCGGATCATGGCCCACCTGGCCAAGGACGAAGGGCTGTTGCACGCCTTCCGCAATGATCTGGACGTGCACAAAGCCACCGCTGCCGAGGTGTTTGGGGTTGAGCTGGCGGACGTCACCACCGATCAGCGGCGCAGCGCCAAGGCGATCAACTTCGGCCTGATCTACGGCATGAGCGCATTTGGCCTGGCCAAGCAGATCGGCGTCGACCGTAAACAGTCCCAAGCCTATATCGACCGTTATTTCGCCCGCTATCCAGGCGTGCTCGAGTACATGGAGCGCACCCGCGCCCAGGCGGCCGAGCAAGGTTTCGTCGAAACCATATTCGGTCGTCGCCTGTACCTGCCGGACATCAACGCGAAAAATCCGGCCCTGCGCAAAGGCGCCGAGCGCACGGCAATCAACGCGCCGATGCAAGGCACTGCGGCGGATATCATCAAGAAGGCCATGGTGGCGGTGGATAACTGGCTGCTGACCTCGGGTCTGGACGCCAAAGTGATTCTGCAGGTGCACGATGAATTGGTACTTGAGGTTCGCGAAGACCTGATTGACCAGGTTCGTGAGGAAATTCGCGTTCACATGAGCAGTGCAGCGACCCTGGATGTACCACTTTTGGTGGAAGTCGGCGTTGGAAATAACTGGGATGAAGCGCACTAA
- a CDS encoding thiol:disulfide interchange protein DsbA/DsbL, giving the protein MRNLILSAALVTASLFGMTAQAAEPLEAGKQYVELGSAVPVAVPGKIEVVELFWYGCPHCYAFEPTINPWVEKLPADVNFVRIPAMFGGIWNVHGQLYITLEAMGVEHKVHKAVFEAIHGGKKLATPEEMAEFLAGEGVDKEKFLSTYNSFAVKGKVEDAKKKAQAYQISGVPTMVVNGKYRFDLGTAGGPEGTLSVADQLIAKERAAK; this is encoded by the coding sequence ATGCGTAATCTGATTCTCAGCGCCGCACTCGTCACTGCCAGCCTGTTTGGTATGACCGCCCAAGCTGCCGAACCGCTTGAAGCCGGTAAACAATATGTCGAATTGGGCAGCGCCGTTCCGGTGGCTGTGCCTGGCAAGATCGAAGTCGTGGAGCTGTTCTGGTATGGCTGCCCGCACTGCTACGCATTCGAGCCGACCATCAATCCCTGGGTTGAAAAACTGCCTGCAGACGTGAACTTCGTGCGTATTCCGGCCATGTTCGGTGGTATCTGGAACGTTCACGGCCAGCTGTACATCACCCTGGAAGCGATGGGCGTGGAGCATAAGGTCCATAAAGCCGTCTTCGAAGCGATCCACGGTGGCAAGAAGCTCGCTACCCCGGAAGAAATGGCTGAGTTCCTGGCCGGCGAAGGTGTCGACAAAGAGAAGTTCCTGAGCACCTACAACTCGTTCGCCGTCAAAGGCAAAGTTGAAGATGCCAAGAAAAAGGCTCAGGCCTATCAGATCTCTGGCGTACCAACCATGGTCGTGAACGGCAAATACCGCTTCGATCTGGGCACTGCCGGTGGTCCTGAAGGCACCTTGAGCGTGGCCGATCAGCTAATCGCCAAGGAGCGCGCCGCTAAGTAA
- a CDS encoding DUF2782 domain-containing protein gives MRSLNRLLLAGFFAITPLAVMAANDAPTPEPEVTIHTEGDKVIQEYRQNGFVYAIKVTPKGGKPYFLIRADGTEANYIRSDQPNMLIPAWEIFTWK, from the coding sequence ATGCGCTCACTCAATCGCTTGTTACTGGCTGGCTTCTTTGCAATCACTCCCCTGGCCGTCATGGCAGCCAATGATGCACCGACGCCGGAACCGGAAGTCACCATCCACACTGAAGGCGACAAAGTCATTCAGGAGTACCGCCAGAACGGCTTCGTGTACGCGATCAAGGTCACACCGAAGGGTGGAAAACCGTACTTTCTGATACGTGCGGACGGAACGGAGGCAAACTATATCCGCTCGGATCAGCCGAATATGCTGATTCCGGCGTGGGAAATTTTTACGTGGAAGTAG
- a CDS encoding cytochrome c5 family protein has translation MTKWLLAAGVLMPLYSAQATQDPEAVYNRVCGACHSGQLPTAPQKGDQEAWAPRLAQGMETLVQHVTQGFKAMPPRGLCMDCSAEDYRAIIQWMNE, from the coding sequence ATGACGAAATGGCTGCTAGCTGCCGGTGTCTTGATGCCGCTTTACAGCGCTCAGGCTACACAGGATCCGGAAGCTGTGTACAACCGTGTTTGTGGAGCCTGTCATTCCGGCCAACTCCCAACGGCGCCTCAAAAGGGCGATCAGGAAGCTTGGGCGCCAAGACTGGCGCAAGGTATGGAGACGCTGGTGCAACACGTGACCCAGGGTTTCAAGGCGATGCCGCCGCGTGGTTTGTGCATGGACTGCAGTGCCGAGGATTACCGAGCAATCATCCAGTGGATGAACGAGTGA
- a CDS encoding endonuclease/exonuclease/phosphatase family protein: MRRWGTERLVGLHDPQVNEHHLESSGLPADSRLRLLSFNIQVGISTERYRHYLTRSWQHLLPHTGRADNLQKIGNLLGDYDLVALQEADGGSLRSGYVNQVEHLAQLGAFPYWYQQLNRNLGRLAQHSNGVLSRLRPWAIEDHPLPGPKGRGAILVRFGEGPDALVVVMMHLALGARVRTMQLAYIRELIGDYKHQVLMGDMNTHASDLLQTSPLRDLGLLAPQVEATFPSWRPQRCLDHILLSPTLVLERVEVLAQPISDHLPVAVEIRLPGSLTVDALPALSPALRGTPE, translated from the coding sequence ATGCGCCGCTGGGGTACTGAACGTCTCGTTGGTCTGCATGATCCGCAGGTCAACGAGCATCATCTGGAGTCCTCGGGCTTGCCTGCAGACAGCCGTCTGCGTTTGCTCAGTTTCAACATCCAGGTCGGTATCAGTACCGAGCGTTATCGGCATTACCTGACCCGTAGCTGGCAGCATTTGCTGCCGCACACCGGGCGAGCGGATAACCTGCAGAAAATCGGCAATCTGCTGGGCGACTACGATCTGGTCGCTTTGCAGGAAGCCGATGGCGGCAGCCTGCGGTCAGGCTACGTCAATCAAGTCGAACACCTGGCCCAGCTCGGTGCCTTCCCCTACTGGTATCAACAACTCAATCGCAACCTGGGCCGCCTCGCCCAGCACAGCAATGGCGTGCTCAGTCGATTGCGCCCATGGGCGATTGAAGATCATCCGCTGCCGGGGCCAAAGGGCCGTGGTGCGATTCTTGTGCGGTTTGGCGAAGGACCGGATGCGCTGGTGGTCGTGATGATGCACCTCGCGCTGGGGGCGCGCGTGCGGACGATGCAGTTGGCCTACATTCGCGAGCTGATCGGTGACTACAAGCATCAGGTGCTGATGGGCGACATGAACACCCACGCCAGTGACCTGCTGCAAACCTCTCCACTGCGAGACCTGGGCCTGCTTGCGCCGCAAGTCGAAGCGACTTTCCCCAGCTGGCGCCCGCAACGCTGTCTTGACCATATTCTGCTCAGCCCTACGCTGGTCCTTGAACGGGTCGAAGTGCTGGCGCAACCGATTTCTGATCACCTGCCCGTCGCGGTAGAGATTCGTCTGCCGGGTTCGCTCACGGTCGATGCATTGCCCGCGCTGAGTCCTGCCCTTCGCGGAACCCCTGAATGA
- the yihA gene encoding ribosome biogenesis GTP-binding protein YihA/YsxC, translating to MQLKNPILGLCQQSTFMLSAAKVDQCPDDEGFEVAFAGRSNAGKSSALNTLTHASLARTSKTPGRTQLLNFFKLDDERRLVDLPGYGYAKVPIPLKQHWQRHLEAYLGSRESLKGLILMMDIRHPMTDFDLLMLDWAVASGMPMHILLTKADKLTYGAAKNTLLKVQAEIRKGWGETVTIQLFSAPKRLGLEDAYTVLANWMELADKGTETEAQ from the coding sequence ATGCAACTCAAGAACCCCATCCTCGGCCTGTGCCAACAGTCCACCTTCATGCTCAGCGCCGCCAAAGTCGACCAATGTCCTGACGATGAAGGCTTTGAAGTGGCCTTCGCCGGGCGTTCCAACGCCGGCAAATCCAGCGCCCTGAACACCCTGACTCACGCCAGCCTGGCGCGCACCTCGAAAACACCAGGCCGCACGCAACTCTTGAACTTCTTCAAGCTAGACGATGAACGCCGTCTGGTCGACCTGCCGGGTTACGGTTATGCGAAAGTACCCATCCCGCTGAAGCAACACTGGCAGCGCCACCTGGAAGCGTATCTGGGTAGCCGCGAGAGTCTGAAAGGCCTGATTCTGATGATGGACATCCGTCATCCAATGACCGACTTCGACCTGCTGATGCTCGACTGGGCCGTGGCCAGCGGCATGCCGATGCACATTCTGCTGACCAAGGCCGACAAACTGACCTATGGCGCAGCGAAGAACACCTTGCTCAAAGTTCAGGCAGAAATCCGTAAAGGCTGGGGCGAAACCGTGACCATCCAGCTGTTCTCGGCACCAAAACGCCTGGGCCTCGAAGACGCCTACACCGTATTGGCGAACTGGATGGAACTGGCCGACAAGGGCACCGAGACAGAAGCCCAATAA
- a CDS encoding cytochrome c4 yields the protein MNKLIVSLLLTLGISGIAHAAGDATAGQAKAAVCGACHGPDGNSMAPNFPKLAGQGERYLNKQLHDIKSGKRTVLEMTGLLTNLSDQDLADLAAYFSSQKGSVGAADPKVVAHGEELFRGGKLDQGMPSCTGCHSPNGAGNAAAAFPHLGGQHAQYIAKQLTDFREGNRTNDGDTKIMQSIAAKLSNKDIEAVSSYIQGLH from the coding sequence ATGAACAAATTGATCGTGAGTCTGCTGTTGACCCTGGGGATCTCCGGCATAGCCCATGCTGCAGGCGATGCGACTGCTGGTCAGGCGAAAGCCGCAGTATGTGGCGCCTGTCATGGCCCGGACGGCAATAGCATGGCGCCAAACTTTCCAAAGCTGGCGGGTCAGGGTGAGCGTTACCTGAACAAGCAACTGCACGACATCAAGTCGGGCAAGCGCACCGTTCTGGAGATGACCGGCCTGCTGACCAACCTGAGCGATCAGGACCTGGCTGACCTTGCTGCCTACTTCTCCAGCCAGAAAGGCAGCGTCGGCGCAGCAGATCCTAAAGTCGTGGCTCACGGTGAAGAGTTGTTCCGTGGTGGCAAACTGGATCAGGGCATGCCGTCTTGCACCGGTTGCCACTCGCCTAATGGCGCGGGCAACGCCGCTGCTGCCTTCCCGCATCTGGGCGGCCAGCACGCTCAATACATCGCCAAGCAGCTGACTGATTTCCGCGAAGGTAACCGTACCAACGACGGCGACACGAAAATCATGCAGAGCATTGCTGCAAAATTGAGCAACAAGGACATCGAAGCGGTGTCCAGCTACATTCAGGGCCTGCACTAA